The following are encoded together in the Azospirillum lipoferum 4B genome:
- a CDS encoding alpha/beta fold hydrolase has translation MLTALHPVWPTAVRSALTLRAVLAMAVATMAALWSGPAAAEARFTPGPCWFTVPDGEAALCGTVAVPERRDRPNSRSLRLPVAVLLSTARQPAPDPVLFLEGGPGASPFGSSEATEERMEVWWELSAPFRRTRNLILFDPRGVGRAEPDTDCPELDGVAPTRGTRPQTREQRATAERAAVSACAARLEAAGLDGTQFSTPVAAEDALDIATALGAQRVNLFAVSYGTRVGLEILRRQGSRVRAAVFDSVYPPDVNAQEDAAWLAQRTYRRLFDDCAANRSCRSAFPDLEKRFLDLVERLDRNPVDIVVGDHETRRALRLTGGVAIAAGLEAVAISEAVPLVPTIIDRAARGHYAALAEWAPINWLGDPEVADGLAFSTECRESVNSADPLKRADGARRYAPYGLVAADDPGQRVCRLWPAGHQEPAERLPVASPVPVLLLSGAYDPVTPPEWGDRAAATLPKSRHLVFRAASHIVTSSEDCAMAAAVTFIEQEAVPATVCPGATKPPVFERP, from the coding sequence GTGTTGACCGCCCTCCACCCCGTATGGCCGACAGCGGTGCGCTCCGCCCTGACGCTGCGGGCGGTTCTGGCGATGGCCGTCGCGACGATGGCGGCGCTGTGGAGCGGGCCGGCGGCGGCGGAGGCGCGCTTCACCCCAGGTCCCTGCTGGTTCACCGTGCCGGACGGCGAGGCGGCCTTGTGCGGAACGGTGGCCGTTCCGGAACGGCGCGACCGCCCCAACAGCCGCAGCCTGCGCCTGCCGGTCGCCGTCCTGCTCAGCACCGCGCGCCAGCCCGCCCCCGACCCCGTGCTGTTCCTGGAGGGCGGCCCCGGCGCTTCCCCCTTCGGCAGCAGCGAGGCGACGGAAGAGCGGATGGAGGTTTGGTGGGAGCTGTCGGCCCCCTTCCGCCGCACCCGCAACCTGATTCTGTTCGATCCGCGCGGCGTCGGCCGGGCGGAACCGGACACCGACTGCCCCGAACTGGACGGCGTCGCTCCCACCCGCGGCACCCGGCCGCAGACGCGCGAACAGCGGGCCACGGCGGAACGGGCGGCGGTGAGCGCCTGCGCCGCCCGGCTGGAAGCGGCCGGACTGGACGGCACCCAGTTCTCCACCCCCGTCGCGGCAGAGGATGCGCTGGACATCGCCACCGCGCTGGGCGCCCAGCGGGTCAACCTGTTCGCGGTGTCCTACGGCACGCGTGTCGGGCTGGAGATCCTGCGGCGGCAGGGAAGCCGCGTGCGCGCCGCCGTCTTCGACAGCGTCTATCCGCCCGACGTCAACGCGCAGGAGGACGCCGCCTGGCTGGCCCAGCGGACCTACCGCCGGCTGTTCGACGATTGCGCCGCCAACCGCAGCTGCCGGTCGGCCTTCCCCGATCTGGAAAAGCGCTTCCTCGACCTGGTGGAGCGGCTGGACCGCAACCCGGTCGACATCGTCGTCGGCGACCACGAGACGCGCCGCGCCCTGCGGCTGACCGGCGGGGTGGCGATTGCCGCCGGGCTGGAAGCAGTGGCGATCAGCGAGGCGGTCCCCCTCGTGCCGACCATCATCGACCGCGCCGCCCGCGGCCACTATGCGGCTCTGGCGGAATGGGCGCCGATCAACTGGCTGGGCGATCCCGAAGTGGCGGACGGGCTGGCCTTCTCCACCGAATGCCGCGAGTCGGTCAACAGCGCCGATCCGCTGAAGCGCGCCGACGGCGCCCGCCGCTATGCGCCCTATGGCCTCGTCGCCGCCGACGATCCCGGCCAGCGCGTCTGCCGCCTGTGGCCCGCCGGCCACCAGGAACCGGCCGAACGGCTGCCGGTCGCCAGCCCGGTGCCGGTCCTGCTGCTGTCCGGCGCCTATGATCCGGTCACCCCGCCGGAATGGGGCGACCGCGCCGCCGCCACCCTGCCCAAGAGCCGCCATCTGGTCTTCCGCGCCGCCAGCCACATCGTGACCTCCAGCGAGGATTGCGCCATGGCCGCCGCCGTGACCTTCATCGAGCAGGAGGCGGTGCCTGCCACCGTCTGTCCGGGAGCGACCAAGCCGCCGGTGTTCGAACGGCCGTGA
- a CDS encoding MarR family winged helix-turn-helix transcriptional regulator, protein MPARVRHDEVLTVVQVLEAFRKLDPDLPIQYALSFMTIAQSEGISIGELAERLGIAQSSASRNVAALSRWHSFGKAGLDLVQAQEDPRERRRKIVTLTDKGREFLDALRAIVNPPDQRRPARTA, encoded by the coding sequence ATGCCGGCCCGCGTTCGTCATGACGAGGTCCTTACCGTCGTCCAGGTGCTTGAGGCGTTCCGCAAGCTCGACCCCGACCTGCCCATCCAGTATGCGCTGAGTTTCATGACCATCGCGCAGAGCGAAGGCATCTCCATCGGCGAACTGGCGGAACGCCTGGGCATCGCCCAATCCTCCGCGTCGCGCAACGTCGCGGCGCTCAGCCGCTGGCACAGCTTCGGCAAGGCCGGCCTCGATCTGGTGCAGGCGCAGGAAGACCCGCGCGAGCGCCGCCGCAAGATCGTCACCCTGACCGACAAGGGCCGAGAGTTCCTGGACGCGCTGCGCGCCATCGTGAACCCGCCCGACCAGCGCCGCCCCGCCAGAACGGCCTGA
- a CDS encoding pyrrolidone-carboxylate peptidase, giving the protein MTAPILLTGFAPFGTSPDGEPAPDSDHPWAADPTGLLMERLAGEPGVVTATLPPLYDACGEAFAELLAEHRPLAALGFAYLETSDYIRLERLAWNRDESPLPDAAGTVREHADIVHDGPTAYGSTLPVPRVMRELSMAGLPVTFGDFSGGFLGNHLFYRARHVIESAGLDIPYGFFHMPPLPERAATLRRFGGLSLERQELAVRTLVGMLRTALNGIA; this is encoded by the coding sequence GTGACGGCCCCCATCCTGCTCACCGGCTTCGCGCCGTTCGGGACATCCCCGGACGGCGAGCCGGCCCCGGATTCAGACCATCCCTGGGCCGCCGATCCGACCGGCCTGCTGATGGAGCGGCTGGCGGGGGAACCTGGGGTCGTCACCGCCACCCTGCCCCCTCTCTATGACGCCTGCGGCGAAGCCTTCGCCGAGCTGCTGGCCGAACACCGGCCGCTGGCGGCGCTCGGCTTCGCCTATCTGGAAACGAGCGATTACATCCGGCTGGAACGTCTGGCCTGGAACCGCGACGAAAGCCCGCTGCCGGACGCCGCCGGCACGGTGCGCGAACACGCCGACATCGTGCACGACGGGCCGACCGCCTATGGCAGCACCCTGCCAGTGCCGCGGGTGATGCGGGAATTGTCGATGGCCGGGCTGCCGGTGACCTTCGGCGATTTCTCCGGCGGCTTCCTCGGCAACCATCTGTTCTACCGGGCGCGCCACGTCATTGAGAGCGCCGGCCTGGATATCCCCTATGGCTTCTTCCACATGCCGCCGCTGCCTGAACGCGCGGCAACGCTGCGCCGCTTCGGCGGCCTGAGCCTGGAGCGGCAGGAACTGGCGGTGCGCACGCTGGTGGGGATGCTGCGCACGGCGCTGAACGGGATCGCCTGA
- the trpS gene encoding tryptophan--tRNA ligase, with protein sequence MNRIFSGMQPTRQLHLGNYLGALRNWVELQNSYECIFCVVDLHALTIDQDPEVLRNNIREVAAAYIAAGIDPDKNILFNQSVVPGHAELGWILSCHTPLGWLNRMTQFKEKAGKQKDMANLGLYAYPTLMAADILLYKATHVPVGEDQKQHLELARDIAGAFNRRYETEFFPLPEPQILGEATRVMSLRDGKKKMSKSDESEYSRINMTDDADTIAQKIRKAKTDPEPLPETVTELEARPEADNLVTIYGALASQSREQVLAQFAGSQFSDFKKSLVDLSVDKLAPITTRMKELLADKAEIDRLLKKGGERAAAIAEKNLNDVKDIIGLLRP encoded by the coding sequence GTGAACCGCATTTTCTCCGGCATGCAGCCGACCCGGCAGCTTCACCTCGGCAACTATCTGGGGGCGCTGCGCAACTGGGTGGAACTGCAGAACAGCTACGAGTGCATCTTCTGCGTCGTCGACCTGCACGCGCTGACCATCGACCAGGACCCGGAGGTCCTGCGCAACAACATCCGCGAGGTCGCCGCGGCCTACATCGCCGCCGGCATCGACCCGGACAAGAACATCCTGTTCAACCAGTCGGTCGTGCCGGGCCATGCCGAGCTTGGCTGGATCCTGTCCTGCCACACGCCGCTGGGCTGGCTGAACCGCATGACGCAGTTCAAGGAAAAGGCCGGCAAGCAGAAGGACATGGCCAATCTGGGCCTGTACGCCTACCCCACCCTGATGGCCGCCGACATCCTGCTGTACAAGGCCACCCATGTGCCGGTGGGCGAGGACCAGAAGCAGCATCTGGAACTGGCGCGCGACATCGCCGGCGCCTTCAACCGCCGTTATGAGACCGAGTTCTTCCCGCTGCCCGAGCCGCAGATCCTGGGCGAGGCGACGCGGGTGATGAGCCTGCGCGACGGCAAGAAGAAGATGTCGAAGTCGGACGAGTCCGAATATTCGCGCATCAACATGACCGACGACGCCGACACCATCGCGCAGAAGATCCGCAAGGCCAAGACCGATCCGGAGCCGCTGCCGGAAACCGTGACCGAGCTTGAAGCCCGTCCCGAGGCCGACAACCTCGTCACCATCTATGGCGCGCTGGCCAGCCAGTCGCGCGAACAGGTTCTGGCGCAGTTCGCAGGATCCCAGTTCTCCGACTTCAAGAAGTCGCTGGTCGACCTGTCGGTGGACAAGCTGGCGCCGATCACCACCCGCATGAAGGAACTGCTGGCCGACAAGGCGGAGATCGACCGGCTGCTGAAGAAGGGCGGCGAGCGCGCCGCCGCCATCGCGGAGAAGAACCTGAACGACGTGAAGGACATCATCGGCCTGCTGCGGCCGTAA
- the gshB gene encoding glutathione synthase, which yields MSLAVAFQMDPIESINIDTDSSFMMALEAQKRGHRLYHYHPRDLILTGNRLTARVREMTVVRQRGAHYTLGEPVATDLSTMDVILLRQDPPFDMAYITSTHLLEHVQPKVLVVNDPAEVRNAPEKLFITKFPDLMPPTLITSDKQAILDFRAEHKDIIVKPLFGNGGAGVFHLKPDDENLGSLLEMFTQLYREPVIVQRYLPEIRQGDKRIILVDGEPVGAVSRMPQEGEARANFHAGGSARKTELTAREREMCAAIGPVLREKGLVFVGIDVIGDYMTEINVTSPTGIQEINRLDGVQLEALLWDAIERRRATK from the coding sequence ATGAGCCTCGCCGTCGCCTTCCAGATGGACCCCATCGAGTCGATCAACATCGACACCGATTCCAGCTTCATGATGGCGCTGGAGGCGCAGAAGCGCGGCCATCGCCTGTACCACTACCACCCGCGCGACCTGATCCTGACCGGCAACCGCCTGACCGCCCGCGTGCGCGAGATGACGGTGGTGCGCCAGCGCGGCGCCCACTACACGCTGGGCGAGCCGGTGGCGACCGACTTGTCGACGATGGACGTCATCCTGCTGCGGCAGGACCCGCCCTTCGACATGGCCTACATCACCTCCACCCATTTGCTGGAGCATGTGCAGCCCAAGGTTCTGGTGGTCAATGACCCGGCTGAGGTGCGCAATGCCCCGGAAAAGCTGTTCATCACCAAGTTCCCCGACCTGATGCCGCCGACGCTGATCACCAGCGACAAGCAGGCCATCCTGGACTTCCGGGCGGAGCACAAGGACATCATCGTCAAGCCGCTGTTCGGCAACGGCGGCGCCGGCGTCTTCCACCTGAAGCCGGACGACGAGAATCTCGGATCGCTGCTTGAGATGTTCACCCAGCTCTATCGCGAGCCGGTGATCGTGCAGCGTTACCTGCCGGAAATCCGCCAGGGCGACAAGCGCATCATCCTGGTCGACGGCGAGCCGGTGGGCGCGGTCAGCCGCATGCCGCAGGAAGGCGAGGCCCGCGCCAACTTCCATGCCGGCGGCAGCGCCCGGAAGACCGAACTGACCGCGCGCGAACGCGAGATGTGCGCCGCCATCGGCCCGGTGCTGCGCGAGAAGGGTCTGGTCTTCGTCGGCATCGACGTGATCGGCGACTACATGACCGAGATCAACGTCACCTCCCCCACCGGCATCCAGGAGATCAACCGCCTGGACGGCGTGCAGCTGGAAGCCCTGCTGTGGGATGCGATCGAGCGCCGCCGCGCGACCAAGTAA
- a CDS encoding SirB1 family protein produces the protein MSNRAEAREILRRIGDQPDDEIDLAEAALALGALELPNADLALYRAHIRAIVEDLAARVAAEDQGNDSLEARIAHLHAVIGGRHGYSGDHDTYDDLQNANLLRVIDRRRGLPVALGILYMHAARSQGWPMVGLNFPGHFLVRIEKDGARAIIDPFNEGQTRSVVDLRDLLKATAGSAAELEPGHYQPVSNRDVLLRLQNNIKLRHLSAHDVPKALEVLEAMRLFAPHEPALWRETGLLEAHAGNLKDAITALETFMALTGDDHHRHQTASLIQQLKNRLN, from the coding sequence TTGAGCAACCGCGCGGAAGCCCGCGAAATCCTGCGCCGCATCGGCGACCAGCCGGACGACGAGATCGATCTGGCCGAAGCCGCCCTGGCGCTTGGCGCGCTGGAGCTGCCGAACGCCGACCTCGCCCTCTACCGCGCCCATATCCGCGCCATCGTCGAGGATCTGGCTGCCCGCGTCGCGGCCGAAGACCAGGGGAATGACAGCCTGGAGGCGCGCATCGCCCATCTGCATGCGGTGATCGGCGGGCGCCACGGCTATTCCGGCGACCACGACACCTACGACGACCTGCAGAACGCCAACCTGCTGCGGGTGATCGACCGCAGGCGCGGCCTGCCGGTGGCGCTGGGCATCCTCTATATGCATGCCGCCCGCTCGCAGGGCTGGCCGATGGTCGGGCTGAACTTCCCCGGCCATTTCCTGGTCCGCATCGAGAAGGACGGGGCGCGCGCCATCATCGACCCCTTCAACGAGGGGCAGACCCGCAGCGTCGTCGATCTGCGCGACCTGCTGAAGGCCACCGCCGGCAGCGCCGCCGAGCTGGAGCCCGGCCATTACCAGCCGGTGTCGAACCGCGACGTGCTGCTGCGCCTGCAGAACAACATCAAGCTGCGCCACCTGTCGGCGCACGACGTGCCGAAGGCGCTGGAGGTGCTGGAGGCGATGCGCCTGTTCGCCCCGCACGAGCCGGCCCTGTGGCGCGAGACCGGCCTTCTGGAGGCCCATGCCGGCAACCTGAAGGACGCCATCACCGCGCTGGAGACCTTCATGGCGCTGACCGGCGACGACCATCACCGCCACCAGACCGCCTCGTTGATCCAGCAGTTGAAGAACCGCCTGAACTGA
- a CDS encoding YraN family protein, with protein MTDLDARRLRAESLGRRAEALCRLSLRLRGYRILASRLRTPMGEIDIVAKRGKTIAIVEVKARGDWDTANEALNARQRGRLVRAAHAFLGANPRYAGYVLRFDVMLVTPWAWPRHLVDAWRS; from the coding sequence ATGACCGACCTGGATGCGCGGCGCCTGCGTGCCGAAAGCCTGGGCCGCCGGGCGGAGGCGCTGTGCCGCCTGTCGCTTCGGCTGCGCGGCTACCGCATCCTGGCAAGCCGCCTGCGCACGCCGATGGGCGAAATCGACATCGTCGCCAAACGCGGCAAGACCATCGCCATCGTCGAGGTGAAGGCCAGAGGCGACTGGGACACCGCCAACGAGGCGCTGAACGCCCGCCAGCGCGGCCGGCTGGTCCGTGCCGCCCATGCCTTCCTGGGTGCCAATCCGCGCTATGCCGGCTATGTCTTGCGCTTCGACGTGATGCTGGTTACCCCTTGGGCCTGGCCCCGTCATCTGGTCGATGCCTGGAGATCGTGA
- the rsmI gene encoding 16S rRNA (cytidine(1402)-2'-O)-methyltransferase, translated as MVQSGAQGSPLAAPSKLAGGLHVVATPIGNAADITLRALDTLKRADAIACEDTRVTAKLMGIHGIHTPFVSYHEHNAVKMRPVLIERMKKGEAIALVTDAGTPLVSDPGYKLVRECVAEGVAVTTLPGASAPLVALVLSGLPTDRFLFAGFLPNKSSARRATAGELKGVPATLVFFESPQRLPESLADLADILGPREAAVARELTKLYEEVRRGTLPELAAHYAEAGPPRGEVVLVIGPPGEEATPGEADVDALLREALTRLSVRDAAADVAARTGQHKRTVYARALELQREEKTK; from the coding sequence ATGGTTCAAAGCGGCGCTCAAGGTAGCCCCCTCGCCGCGCCAAGTAAACTCGCGGGCGGACTCCATGTCGTCGCTACCCCCATCGGAAACGCCGCCGACATCACGCTGCGGGCGCTCGACACGCTGAAGCGGGCCGACGCCATCGCCTGCGAGGACACGCGCGTCACCGCCAAGCTGATGGGCATCCACGGCATCCACACCCCCTTCGTCTCCTATCACGAGCACAACGCCGTAAAGATGCGTCCGGTCCTGATCGAGCGCATGAAAAAGGGCGAGGCCATCGCGCTGGTCACCGATGCCGGCACGCCGCTGGTCTCCGACCCCGGCTACAAGCTGGTGCGGGAATGCGTGGCGGAAGGCGTGGCGGTGACCACCCTGCCCGGCGCCTCGGCCCCGCTGGTGGCGCTGGTGCTGTCCGGCCTGCCGACCGACCGTTTCCTGTTCGCCGGCTTCCTGCCGAACAAGAGCAGCGCGCGCCGCGCCACCGCAGGCGAGCTGAAGGGCGTGCCGGCCACGCTGGTCTTCTTCGAATCGCCGCAGCGCCTGCCGGAGTCGCTGGCAGACCTCGCCGACATCCTGGGCCCGCGCGAGGCCGCCGTCGCCCGCGAACTGACCAAGCTGTACGAGGAGGTGCGGCGCGGCACCCTGCCGGAACTGGCCGCCCATTACGCCGAGGCCGGCCCGCCGCGCGGCGAGGTCGTGCTGGTGATCGGCCCGCCGGGAGAGGAGGCGACGCCCGGCGAGGCCGACGTCGACGCCCTGCTGCGCGAGGCGCTGACCCGCCTGTCGGTGCGCGACGCCGCCGCCGACGTCGCCGCCCGCACCGGCCAGCACAAGCGCACCGTCTACGCCCGCGCGCTGGAGTTGCAGCGGGAGGAGAAGACGAAATGA
- a CDS encoding penicillin-binding protein activator, protein MAALLVAGLLSACSTVSAPPRVAQAPQPVPAPVAPLPDAQSPIKVAVLVPLSGQSAAIGQAMLDAAQMALFDMAGDQLQLLPRDTKGTPSGAADAARQALAEGARLIIGPLFAADVAAVRPIAQNAGVDVLAFTNDATQAGNGTYVLGFVPADQVGRVAGYARSRGVTRFTVLAPRSPYGDAVVNALQAIGPRLGTMTTQVERYDPAVTDLSVPAKQVAQVTPQPQAVMLAEGGQRAQGIAQALAANGVQPQQVKLLGTGLWDDSSQGALGQEPALVGAWYAAPAPQTRARFESQFEQVYGRKPPRIATLAYDATSIAAVLTRSGGPVPFDRMAMTNPNGFEGLDGLFRLRADGMVERGLAVMEITPTGSRVVDPAPPSFEFLGQ, encoded by the coding sequence GTGGCAGCCTTGCTGGTCGCCGGCCTGTTGTCGGCCTGTTCGACTGTAAGCGCGCCGCCGCGGGTGGCACAAGCGCCGCAACCGGTTCCGGCTCCGGTGGCTCCCCTGCCCGACGCGCAGAGCCCCATCAAGGTGGCGGTCCTGGTGCCGCTCAGCGGCCAGAGCGCGGCCATCGGACAGGCCATGCTGGACGCGGCGCAAATGGCGCTGTTCGACATGGCCGGCGACCAGCTGCAGCTTCTGCCGCGCGACACCAAGGGCACGCCGAGCGGTGCGGCCGACGCCGCGCGCCAGGCGCTGGCCGAAGGCGCCCGCCTGATCATCGGCCCGCTGTTCGCCGCCGATGTCGCGGCGGTGCGTCCCATTGCCCAGAATGCCGGCGTCGACGTTCTGGCCTTCACCAACGACGCTACCCAGGCCGGCAACGGCACCTATGTGCTGGGCTTCGTCCCGGCCGATCAGGTCGGCCGCGTCGCCGGCTATGCCCGCTCGCGCGGGGTGACGCGCTTCACCGTGCTGGCGCCGCGCTCCCCCTATGGCGACGCGGTGGTCAACGCCCTGCAGGCCATCGGCCCGCGGCTGGGCACCATGACCACGCAGGTCGAGCGCTATGATCCGGCCGTCACCGACCTGTCGGTCCCGGCCAAGCAGGTGGCACAGGTGACGCCGCAGCCGCAGGCGGTGATGCTGGCCGAAGGCGGGCAGCGCGCCCAGGGCATCGCCCAGGCGCTGGCGGCGAACGGTGTGCAGCCGCAGCAGGTCAAGCTGCTGGGCACCGGCCTGTGGGACGACAGTTCGCAGGGCGCTCTGGGCCAGGAGCCGGCGCTGGTCGGCGCCTGGTACGCCGCCCCGGCGCCGCAGACCCGCGCCCGCTTCGAGTCGCAGTTCGAGCAGGTCTATGGCCGCAAGCCGCCGCGCATCGCGACGCTGGCCTATGACGCGACCTCCATCGCCGCGGTGCTGACCCGCAGCGGCGGCCCGGTGCCCTTCGACCGCATGGCGATGACCAACCCGAACGGCTTCGAAGGTCTGGACGGCCTGTTCCGCCTGCGCGCCGACGGCATGGTCGAACGCGGGCTGGCGGTGATGGAGATCACGCCCACCGGATCGCGCGTGGTCGACCCGGCCCCGCCGTCGTTCGAGTTCCTGGGGCAGTGA
- a CDS encoding ABC transporter permease, with the protein MNWQLMWDSLPRMLGGLSLTLQLIVGSLALGALVAFGVALLRLSGNRVVETLAAAYVFLFRGTPLLVQIFLVYYGLGQFEFIRESILWPFLREPYWCAILALTLNTGAYTSEVLRGAILSVPQGQVEAARACGMSRALAFRRIVLPVAIRQMLPAYGNEVILMVKATSLASTITLMEVTGIARRMIAQTFAVFELFIVAGAIYLVLNFVATRLIKFAEWRLTPYLRARA; encoded by the coding sequence ATGAACTGGCAACTGATGTGGGACAGCCTGCCCCGCATGCTCGGCGGGCTGTCGCTGACGCTGCAGCTGATCGTCGGATCGCTGGCGCTGGGCGCGCTGGTCGCCTTCGGCGTCGCGCTGCTGCGGCTGTCCGGCAACCGCGTGGTGGAGACGCTGGCCGCGGCCTATGTCTTCCTCTTCCGCGGCACGCCGCTGCTGGTGCAGATCTTCCTGGTCTATTACGGGCTCGGCCAGTTCGAGTTCATCCGCGAGAGCATCCTCTGGCCCTTCCTGCGCGAGCCCTACTGGTGCGCCATCCTGGCGCTGACGCTGAACACCGGCGCCTACACCAGCGAGGTCCTGCGCGGCGCCATCCTGTCGGTGCCGCAGGGGCAGGTGGAGGCGGCGCGGGCCTGCGGCATGTCGCGGGCACTGGCCTTCCGCCGCATCGTCCTGCCGGTGGCGATCCGCCAGATGCTGCCGGCCTACGGCAACGAGGTGATCCTGATGGTCAAGGCGACCTCGCTCGCCAGCACCATCACGCTGATGGAGGTCACCGGCATCGCCCGCCGGATGATCGCCCAGACCTTCGCGGTCTTCGAGCTGTTCATCGTCGCCGGCGCGATCTATCTGGTGCTGAACTTCGTCGCCACCCGCCTGATCAAGTTCGCCGAATGGCGCCTGACCCCCTACCTGCGGGCACGGGCGTAA
- a CDS encoding ABC transporter permease gives MLELLSFGPNGWGGQLLMGTAMTVAVAVSAFAFGILVGSLGASAKLSHSLALNVVADIYTTVVRGIPELLVIYLLFFGGSSVATSIAAAFGYDGRVDLNAFTIGVLAVGLISGAYSTEVIRGAVQSVPFGQIEAARACGMSRWLILRRVLVPQTLRFALPGLGNVWQLTLKDTALVSVTALAELMRVTHLAAGATRQPFLFYGTAAVLYLLLTTVSTALFNRAEISANRGVRRA, from the coding sequence ATGCTGGAACTCCTTTCCTTCGGTCCCAACGGCTGGGGCGGACAGCTTCTGATGGGAACCGCGATGACGGTCGCGGTCGCCGTGTCGGCCTTTGCCTTCGGCATCCTCGTCGGGTCGCTCGGCGCCTCGGCCAAGCTCAGCCATTCCCTGGCGCTGAACGTGGTGGCCGACATCTACACCACGGTCGTCCGCGGCATCCCCGAGCTGCTGGTCATCTATCTGCTGTTCTTCGGTGGCAGCAGCGTCGCCACCTCCATCGCCGCCGCCTTCGGCTATGACGGGCGGGTCGACCTGAACGCCTTCACCATCGGCGTGCTGGCGGTCGGGCTGATCTCCGGCGCCTATTCGACGGAGGTGATCCGCGGTGCGGTGCAGTCGGTCCCCTTCGGCCAGATCGAGGCGGCGCGTGCCTGCGGGATGAGCCGCTGGCTGATCCTGCGCCGGGTGCTGGTGCCGCAGACGCTGCGCTTCGCCCTGCCCGGCCTCGGCAATGTCTGGCAGCTGACGCTGAAGGACACGGCGCTGGTGTCGGTGACGGCCTTGGCGGAACTGATGCGCGTGACCCATCTGGCGGCCGGCGCCACGCGCCAGCCCTTCCTGTTCTATGGGACCGCCGCCGTGCTGTACCTGCTGCTGACCACCGTTTCGACGGCGCTGTTCAACCGCGCCGAAATCTCCGCCAACCGCGGCGTCCGGAGGGCCTGA
- a CDS encoding lysine/arginine/ornithine ABC transporter substrate-binding protein has product MCALKKIVSALALGAMMAVAAAGAAGAKEWKTVRIGSEGAYPPWNATDTSGKLIGFEVDLANDLCKRMKVTCEFVAQDWDGIIPALQQGKYDAIMSAMTITDERRKVIDFSAPYGTEPSVFAVPTGSPLAKSLNLGADRIDLNDQAKAKPVLDKLAEALKGKSVGVQVSTIQADFMDKHLSKVTMRTYDKIDNAGIDLNSGRVDAMFGDRSVVEAVLKATPGKMVVVGPNFIGGVIGEGMGVGLRKDTADLKAMFDKAIGEALKDGTVKKLSTQHFGYDISPK; this is encoded by the coding sequence GTGTGTGCGTTGAAGAAGATCGTTTCGGCCCTGGCGCTGGGCGCCATGATGGCTGTGGCCGCGGCGGGCGCCGCCGGCGCCAAGGAGTGGAAGACGGTCCGCATCGGCAGCGAGGGCGCCTATCCTCCGTGGAACGCCACCGATACCTCGGGCAAGCTGATCGGCTTCGAGGTCGACCTCGCCAACGACCTGTGCAAGCGCATGAAAGTGACTTGCGAGTTCGTCGCCCAGGATTGGGACGGCATCATCCCGGCCCTGCAGCAGGGCAAGTACGACGCCATCATGTCGGCGATGACCATCACCGACGAGCGCAGGAAGGTCATCGACTTCTCGGCCCCCTACGGCACCGAGCCGTCGGTCTTCGCCGTGCCGACCGGCTCGCCGCTGGCCAAGTCGCTGAATCTCGGCGCCGACCGCATCGATCTGAACGACCAGGCCAAGGCCAAGCCAGTGCTGGACAAGCTGGCCGAGGCGCTGAAGGGCAAGTCCGTCGGCGTCCAGGTGTCGACCATCCAGGCCGACTTCATGGACAAGCATCTGTCGAAGGTGACCATGCGCACCTACGACAAGATCGACAATGCCGGCATCGACCTGAACTCCGGCCGCGTCGACGCCATGTTCGGCGACCGTTCGGTGGTCGAGGCGGTGCTGAAGGCCACGCCGGGCAAGATGGTCGTCGTCGGTCCGAACTTCATCGGCGGCGTGATCGGCGAGGGCATGGGCGTCGGCCTGCGCAAGGACACCGCCGACCTGAAGGCGATGTTCGACAAGGCCATCGGCGAGGCTCTGAAGGACGGCACCGTCAAGAAGCTGAGCACGCAGCATTTCGGCTACGACATCTCCCCCAAGTAA